The Gammaproteobacteria bacterium genome includes a region encoding these proteins:
- a CDS encoding OprD family porin, whose protein sequence is ALIPWLHESLQELPPFLADTQLEARFRTYYLRADRTTDVLSEAWAMGGSIYYRSGWLADVFQAEVEGFTSQPIVAPESKGGTQLLEPVQNGYSVLGIANGKLRYQDIELTGGRLYLDLPFVNQNDSRMTPNTFEAVTLQKTGGELKLTTGYAWNIKERNSEDFVSFSDAAGAEHDRGLAWGGLIWDPDSEFHAGVFAGAVPDLGGRAYGELGVGRSLADGWDGRIDGQFTYEFDVGDDLSGDAVEETWNLAVRAATSHAGAVFRLGMAFAGPNQSTNFYGSDPSYVDLMQVTFNRPEEKALLASLSYDFAGLGVDGLSAIVNFVAGFEGKVDGGRSDRQEVDLTIDYRVNEEGWLKSFWLRVRGSWYNDQSAEHDGTQIRVILRYDLPVI, encoded by the coding sequence CCGAACGACCGACGTGCTCAGCGAGGCCTGGGCCATGGGAGGGTCGATCTACTACCGCTCGGGCTGGCTCGCCGATGTGTTCCAGGCAGAGGTCGAGGGCTTCACCTCGCAGCCGATCGTCGCTCCGGAGAGCAAGGGCGGAACACAGCTGCTCGAGCCAGTACAGAATGGCTACAGCGTCCTCGGCATCGCGAACGGCAAGCTCCGCTATCAGGACATCGAGCTCACCGGAGGCCGCCTCTACCTCGATCTGCCCTTCGTGAATCAAAACGACAGTCGCATGACCCCGAATACCTTCGAGGCTGTCACCCTGCAAAAGACCGGAGGAGAGCTCAAGCTCACGACGGGCTACGCGTGGAACATCAAGGAACGCAATTCGGAAGACTTCGTCTCCTTTTCGGACGCCGCTGGGGCGGAGCACGATCGCGGTCTGGCCTGGGGCGGCCTGATCTGGGATCCGGACAGTGAGTTTCATGCCGGGGTATTCGCCGGCGCCGTTCCCGACCTTGGCGGCCGGGCCTACGGCGAGCTGGGTGTTGGACGCTCGCTGGCGGACGGATGGGACGGGCGGATCGACGGGCAGTTCACGTACGAATTCGACGTTGGAGACGACCTCTCGGGTGACGCCGTGGAGGAAACCTGGAACCTCGCAGTCCGCGCGGCGACGAGCCACGCGGGAGCCGTGTTCCGACTCGGCATGGCCTTTGCCGGCCCGAACCAGTCCACGAACTTCTACGGATCGGACCCGAGCTACGTCGATCTCATGCAGGTAACCTTCAACCGGCCCGAGGAGAAGGCGCTCCTGGCGAGTCTCTCCTACGACTTCGCGGGACTCGGCGTCGACGGCCTCTCGGCCATCGTGAACTTCGTGGCCGGCTTCGAGGGCAAGGTCGATGGGGGTCGCAGCGATCGACAGGAGGTCGACCTCACGATCGACTACCGCGTGAACGAGGAAGGCTGGCTCAAGAGCTTCTGGCTGCGGGTGCGCGGCTCATGGTACAACGACCAATCCGCTGAACACGATGGCACCCAGATTCGAGTCATCCTGCGTTACGACTTGCCGGTGATCTGA
- a CDS encoding MarC family protein, with amino-acid sequence MDKSELIKAFGAFFAIMNPFVNLPIFLALTTGYSIAQQRTLAVKIIFYSAIMCAIILIAGKAIIGFFGITVDQFRVAGGIVLVHIAWSMLNGEGASSHQGSTDEQQHLSELSALAFYPITFPMIVGPGTIATLIIYCGHAQTLTDLIEIGGVVAIILVMLFVVLFFSSSFGKVLSETMRVIMTRLMGMILLAIAVEMVVDGLKVVLPGLA; translated from the coding sequence ATGGACAAGTCTGAACTGATCAAGGCGTTCGGCGCCTTCTTCGCGATCATGAACCCGTTCGTGAACCTGCCGATCTTCCTGGCGCTCACCACCGGGTATTCGATTGCGCAGCAGCGAACCCTGGCCGTGAAGATCATCTTCTACTCGGCGATCATGTGCGCGATCATCCTGATCGCCGGAAAGGCGATCATTGGATTCTTCGGCATCACCGTCGATCAGTTCCGCGTTGCTGGAGGCATCGTCCTCGTGCATATCGCCTGGTCGATGCTGAACGGCGAAGGCGCTTCATCCCATCAGGGCTCGACGGACGAGCAGCAGCACCTATCGGAGCTGTCGGCGCTCGCCTTCTATCCCATCACCTTTCCGATGATCGTCGGGCCGGGGACCATCGCGACGCTCATCATCTATTGCGGCCATGCCCAAACCCTCACCGACCTGATCGAAATCGGCGGCGTCGTGGCGATCATTCTGGTGATGCTCTTCGTCGTCCTGTTCTTCTCCTCCTCGTTCGGAAAGGTCCTGAGCGAAACGATGCGGGTGATCATGACTCGACTGATGGGAATGATCCTGCTCGCCATCGCGGTCGAAATGGTCGTGGACGGGTTGAAGGTGGTCCTGCCCGGTCTGGCTTGA